A single genomic interval of Armatimonadota bacterium harbors:
- a CDS encoding YtxH domain-containing protein: MNPEDNFEFGPLPSDDFEVSQFLAGLLAGAAIGAGLALLFAPKPGEEARRDVASAYASVADCAAEAVDTVRDRVAASLVEVREKTAEVVEEARSTVEEWISKSKQTILETRERLDGAVDAGREAYESRRAELDAQLESSPED, from the coding sequence ATGAATCCCGAAGACAATTTTGAGTTTGGGCCTCTGCCAAGTGATGATTTCGAGGTTAGTCAGTTCCTGGCCGGTTTGCTGGCGGGAGCCGCGATTGGAGCGGGGCTTGCCCTGCTCTTCGCTCCCAAGCCGGGAGAGGAAGCCCGGCGAGACGTTGCGAGCGCGTATGCTTCGGTAGCGGATTGCGCCGCGGAAGCCGTTGATACGGTTCGCGATCGGGTGGCCGCCTCGCTGGTCGAGGTTCGCGAGAAGACCGCGGAAGTGGTGGAAGAGGCACGTTCGACGGTTGAGGAATGGATATCGAAAAGCAAGCAGACTATTCTGGAGACGCGCGAACGCCTCGATGGCGCCGTTGACGCCGGGCGGGAAGCGTATGAGAGCCGTCGGGCGGAACTGGACGCGCAGTTGGAGTCCTCTCCGGAGGACTGA
- a CDS encoding mechanosensitive ion channel domain-containing protein, with product MRWPFESSPKAVLEIVTGRGLHIFVVFVFAFVLNALLRRAILAGIERATGAADDAVRSARLRTLGGLASKASGLVIFFVASLMVLGEFGVDTKAVVTATGVFGVAIALGSQKLVRDVIGGFFILVENQFSVGETVTLGGPAATGVVEDMGLRVTRLRDDVGRLVIVGNADITSVTNHSRGPLTVVVDILLPEDVDVPARQAAMAKTVAALPQDDWAEAPRVLGLVDPPAGMVKIRVSGRAVPGRQNDAERQIRAALQGVKEA from the coding sequence ATGAGATGGCCTTTCGAATCCTCACCGAAGGCGGTCCTGGAGATCGTAACGGGGCGCGGCCTGCATATCTTCGTGGTGTTCGTCTTCGCCTTCGTGCTGAATGCGCTGCTGCGCAGGGCAATTCTGGCCGGCATCGAGCGTGCCACAGGGGCTGCCGATGACGCGGTTCGCTCTGCCCGGCTGCGTACGCTGGGCGGCCTTGCGTCCAAAGCGAGCGGCCTCGTCATCTTCTTCGTCGCCTCGCTGATGGTGCTGGGCGAGTTCGGCGTGGACACAAAGGCCGTCGTGACGGCGACCGGTGTGTTCGGGGTGGCGATTGCCCTCGGCTCCCAAAAGCTCGTTCGAGACGTGATCGGCGGGTTCTTCATCCTGGTGGAGAACCAGTTCAGCGTGGGCGAAACCGTCACCCTGGGCGGGCCCGCCGCGACCGGGGTCGTGGAGGATATGGGGCTTCGCGTCACGCGCCTGCGCGATGACGTAGGCCGCCTGGTTATCGTTGGGAACGCGGACATAACGTCGGTAACCAACCATTCGCGGGGCCCGCTCACCGTCGTCGTCGATATCCTCCTTCCGGAGGACGTGGACGTCCCCGCAAGACAGGCGGCCATGGCAAAAACGGTGGCCGCGCTGCCGCAAGACGACTGGGCGGAGGCGCCGCGCGTCCTCGGCCTCGTCGATCCGCCCGCCGGAATGGTGAAGATACGCGTTTCGGGCCGCGCCGTTCCGGGCCGGCAGAACGACGCGGAACGTCAGATTCGCGCGGCGCTGCAAGGCGTCAAAGAGGCGTAA
- the mnmA gene encoding tRNA 2-thiouridine(34) synthase MnmA: protein MARIVCAMSGGVDSSVAAALLVQQGHEVIGVTMQLWPEGVEGAEQGCCGLSAVDDARRVAAKLGIRYHVTNFRELFNERVITDFIDEYRRGRTPNPCVRCNQFVKFDALLERAKQLGADYVATGHYAKVKYDGDRSRWTLERAAARAKDQTYALYNLTQDQLAHTLLPLGDLPSKDDTRRLAADLGLSTADKPDSQEICFIPGNDYREFLRTHAPDALVPGAVVDLSGAVVGEHEGVAMYTRGQRKGIGAHGPEARYVIDVRPESREVVIGLAPALMASSFVVEGMNWLSYGGPDDLPEGITAKIRYNMADRPCRLTRGDNGLEGEFVEPERAITPGQSAVFYHGDVVVGGGVVASVGA from the coding sequence ATGGCGCGGATAGTTTGCGCGATGAGTGGCGGGGTGGACAGTTCGGTGGCGGCGGCTTTGCTGGTTCAGCAGGGGCACGAGGTCATCGGGGTGACCATGCAATTATGGCCGGAAGGCGTCGAGGGGGCGGAGCAGGGTTGCTGCGGCCTTTCGGCGGTCGATGACGCGCGCCGCGTGGCGGCCAAACTGGGCATCCGGTATCACGTCACCAATTTCCGCGAGCTTTTCAACGAGCGCGTGATCACCGATTTCATAGACGAGTACCGCCGTGGCCGAACGCCAAATCCCTGCGTGCGGTGCAACCAGTTTGTTAAATTCGACGCCCTTCTCGAACGTGCGAAGCAACTCGGCGCCGATTACGTGGCGACGGGGCATTATGCGAAGGTGAAGTATGACGGCGACCGGTCCCGCTGGACGCTGGAGCGGGCGGCGGCCCGCGCGAAGGACCAGACCTACGCGCTCTACAATCTAACACAAGACCAGTTGGCCCACACCCTGCTTCCCCTCGGCGATCTGCCTTCGAAGGATGATACGCGACGGCTGGCGGCAGACCTGGGGCTGTCTACCGCGGACAAGCCGGACAGCCAGGAGATCTGCTTCATCCCGGGCAATGACTACAGGGAGTTTCTGCGGACGCACGCGCCGGACGCCCTCGTTCCGGGGGCAGTGGTGGACCTCAGCGGCGCCGTCGTCGGGGAGCACGAGGGCGTGGCGATGTATACGCGCGGCCAGCGAAAGGGCATCGGAGCCCACGGTCCCGAGGCCCGCTATGTGATCGACGTCCGACCGGAATCCAGGGAAGTCGTCATCGGCCTCGCCCCGGCCCTGATGGCATCGTCCTTCGTGGTGGAGGGCATGAACTGGTTATCGTACGGCGGCCCGGACGATCTGCCCGAAGGGATCACCGCCAAGATTCGATACAACATGGCCGACCGTCCATGCCGGCTCACTCGCGGAGATAACGGGCTGGAGGGCGAATTTGTCGAGCCGGAACGCGCGATTACGCCCGGACAGAGCGCTGTATTCTACCACGGTGACGTCGTTGTGGGCGGGGGAGTTGTGGCAAGCGTGGGCGCTTGA
- a CDS encoding STAS domain-containing protein, protein MDFTVIAQPPNEGVSVVTVQGEVDVYTAPRLKEEIHHSIDAGCTHLAIDLSGVAYMDSSGLGVLIGALKRVREEGGDLILSAPNPRIARIMDVTGLSRIFNVHSATDEAVATLKGTLK, encoded by the coding sequence ATGGATTTTACCGTTATTGCACAGCCCCCCAACGAGGGCGTATCCGTTGTCACGGTTCAGGGTGAGGTTGATGTTTATACAGCCCCGAGGCTCAAAGAAGAGATTCACCACAGCATCGATGCCGGGTGTACCCACCTGGCAATAGATCTGTCCGGTGTGGCATATATGGACAGTTCCGGCCTGGGAGTCCTCATCGGGGCGCTCAAGCGCGTTCGGGAAGAGGGAGGAGATCTCATCCTCTCGGCGCCGAACCCGCGCATCGCGCGCATCATGGACGTGACAGGGCTTTCCAGAATTTTCAACGTACACTCTGCTACAGATGAGGCGGTCGCAACGCTGAAGGGCACACTGAAATGA
- a CDS encoding ABC transporter ATP-binding protein, whose translation MRLFLRFLSFLRPYRAQLFLALALVFASTGLILVSGSVFKHIFAEFDTWKDFAAVTHDLSARAKYAHGVVLDTLFWGAVVVVVAVAASCLNALRAVVAGAVSQRAVFDVRNRVMEHLTNLSLRFYETHPTGQLMSRITADVDAMQLLVTSSTVDFPSDVIQTLVLGSVLLWISPRLALVAAVMGPLLFLGTALFGRRMRTVSRAVQAQLGAVSAQMLETISGIRVVMGFSAEKREQDRFRAQNSEALRLGLQRLRLQTLWSVSAESSVQIAMVILAVAGIREIVKGRLDIAQIGLFTYLLMFMRTPLQRLFIFNDTLQRGLAGTERVFEILDTQPDVRSLPGSTDAPRPRGTITFDNVSFAYDHGQPVLHGVSLEVPPGSTVALVGPSGAGKSTMANLLARFYDPSEGAVRVDGADIRAWTLESWRRQIGLVLQDTFLFSGTARDNIAIGREGATNEEIEAAAVAANIHDYLSGLPQGYETEVGERGVRLSGGQRQRIAIARAILRDPPILVLDEATSSLDSESERLIQSALDRLLEHRTAVVIAHRLSTIQRADAIIVIDDGRIVERGSHSDLMALNGLYARLYHTQFEAPPVRRPYNEPGISEL comes from the coding sequence GTGCGTCTGTTCCTCCGTTTCCTTTCGTTTCTGCGGCCCTACCGCGCTCAGTTATTTCTGGCGCTGGCGCTCGTTTTCGCGTCCACCGGACTCATCCTCGTTTCCGGAAGCGTGTTCAAGCACATCTTCGCCGAATTCGACACCTGGAAGGATTTCGCCGCCGTCACACACGACCTTTCCGCGCGAGCGAAATATGCCCACGGCGTGGTCCTGGATACGCTGTTCTGGGGGGCTGTCGTTGTCGTGGTGGCTGTGGCTGCCTCGTGCCTTAACGCATTGCGCGCGGTAGTGGCGGGCGCGGTTTCCCAACGCGCGGTTTTCGACGTCCGAAACCGCGTTATGGAGCATCTCACCAACCTCTCACTCCGCTTCTATGAAACGCATCCCACCGGCCAATTGATGAGCCGGATCACCGCGGACGTGGATGCAATGCAGCTGCTCGTCACGTCGTCCACGGTTGATTTCCCTTCCGACGTTATCCAGACTCTAGTCCTGGGCTCGGTGCTCCTTTGGATCAGCCCCCGTCTGGCCCTCGTTGCGGCGGTAATGGGGCCGCTTCTTTTCCTTGGCACCGCTCTGTTTGGGCGACGGATGCGCACGGTCAGCCGGGCGGTACAGGCCCAGTTGGGCGCGGTGTCGGCGCAGATGCTGGAGACTATCTCCGGGATCCGTGTGGTGATGGGGTTCTCCGCGGAAAAGCGCGAGCAGGACCGCTTTCGCGCTCAGAACAGCGAAGCGCTTCGGCTCGGCCTGCAGCGCTTGCGATTGCAGACGCTCTGGTCGGTCTCGGCGGAAAGCAGCGTTCAGATCGCGATGGTCATCCTGGCGGTGGCCGGCATCCGTGAGATTGTGAAGGGACGGTTGGACATTGCGCAGATCGGCTTGTTCACTTACCTTCTGATGTTCATGAGGACGCCGCTTCAACGGCTGTTCATCTTCAACGACACCCTTCAGAGGGGCCTTGCGGGAACGGAGCGCGTCTTCGAGATACTGGACACTCAGCCGGACGTCCGGTCTCTTCCCGGCTCGACTGACGCGCCACGGCCGCGTGGGACGATCACCTTTGACAATGTCTCCTTCGCCTATGACCACGGGCAGCCCGTTCTTCACGGCGTCTCGCTTGAAGTGCCACCCGGCAGCACCGTCGCGCTGGTCGGGCCTTCCGGCGCGGGAAAATCGACGATGGCCAATCTCCTCGCCCGTTTCTACGACCCCTCCGAAGGCGCCGTGCGCGTGGATGGCGCCGACATACGCGCCTGGACCCTCGAGTCCTGGCGCAGGCAGATCGGCCTCGTGCTGCAGGACACGTTCCTGTTCTCCGGGACCGCGCGGGACAATATCGCCATTGGCCGCGAGGGCGCCACGAATGAAGAGATCGAGGCGGCGGCGGTCGCCGCGAACATCCACGACTATCTGAGTGGGCTCCCGCAGGGATACGAGACCGAAGTCGGAGAGCGGGGGGTTCGGTTGAGTGGTGGACAGCGTCAGCGCATCGCCATCGCGCGGGCTATACTTCGGGACCCTCCCATCTTGGTCCTGGACGAGGCGACATCGTCGCTGGATTCGGAATCGGAGCGGCTCATCCAGTCGGCGTTGGACCGCCTTCTGGAGCACCGAACTGCCGTCGTCATCGCGCATCGCCTCAGCACCATCCAGCGGGCGGATGCCATCATCGTCATCGACGATGGGCGCATCGTGGAACGGGGAAGCCATTCGGACCTGATGGCCTTGAACGGACTCTATGCGCGGTTGTACCACACGCAGTTCGAGGCGCCTCCCGTGAGACGGCCTTACAACGAGCCGGGAATCTCCGAGCTGTAA
- a CDS encoding replication-associated recombination protein A, which produces MRAVETPEDRGLYTNDADAPLAARLRPRTLDDFVGQDDVLGPGRWLRRAIETDRLHSVILWGPPGTGKSTLAGVVANLTNHAYEPFSAVTGGVPELRKIIERAKGRRFHGQQTIVFIDEIHRFNKAQQDVLLPHVEDGTITLIGATTENPFFEVNPPLLSRARLVRFNALSDAHIRQLVERAIADEERGLGGEHVDLDADAMEHLVNVANGDARVALSALEALADAADTDADGRRMVRLADVEEALQRRMLPSGKNGDAHYDAISAFIKSMRGSDPDATAYWLLRMLEAGEDPKFMMRRILVHAAEDVGLADPQALVVASAAAHALEMVGYPEARIPMMEAALYIACAPKSNSVVVTIGRVLEDLENQRHEPVPPHLRGTGYKGAKALGHGVGYKYPHDFPEAQVEQRYLPEGLPSSEPYYAPNERGFEARVKARLDEWRLLKSPRSREDQKND; this is translated from the coding sequence GTGAGAGCTGTCGAAACACCGGAGGACAGAGGCTTATACACCAACGACGCGGATGCGCCGTTGGCGGCCCGCCTTCGTCCGCGCACACTGGACGATTTCGTGGGGCAGGACGACGTCCTCGGCCCCGGGCGCTGGCTCCGCCGCGCCATCGAAACCGACCGCCTTCACAGTGTGATCCTCTGGGGCCCGCCCGGCACCGGCAAGAGCACGCTCGCGGGGGTAGTCGCCAACCTCACCAATCACGCGTACGAACCATTTTCAGCGGTCACGGGCGGCGTTCCGGAGCTGCGCAAGATCATCGAGCGGGCGAAAGGCAGGCGCTTCCACGGGCAGCAGACAATCGTCTTCATCGACGAGATTCACCGCTTCAATAAGGCGCAGCAGGACGTCCTGCTCCCCCACGTGGAGGACGGGACGATCACGCTGATCGGCGCGACTACGGAGAACCCGTTCTTCGAGGTGAACCCGCCGCTGCTCTCCCGCGCCCGCCTCGTGCGATTCAACGCGCTGAGTGACGCTCACATCCGCCAACTGGTGGAGCGTGCGATAGCAGACGAGGAGCGCGGACTGGGCGGCGAACACGTTGACCTGGACGCCGACGCGATGGAACACCTGGTGAACGTGGCGAACGGGGACGCGCGCGTCGCGCTGAGCGCGCTCGAGGCGCTGGCCGACGCCGCGGATACCGATGCAGATGGCCGCCGCATGGTGCGCCTTGCCGACGTTGAAGAGGCCCTTCAAAGACGGATGCTGCCGTCCGGGAAGAACGGCGACGCCCATTACGACGCCATTTCGGCGTTCATCAAGAGCATGCGGGGCAGCGATCCGGACGCCACGGCGTATTGGCTGTTGCGCATGTTGGAAGCGGGTGAAGATCCCAAATTCATGATGCGCCGCATCCTGGTCCACGCGGCGGAAGACGTGGGGCTGGCGGATCCACAGGCGCTGGTGGTGGCCTCGGCGGCGGCGCACGCGCTGGAGATGGTGGGGTACCCCGAAGCGCGTATCCCGATGATGGAGGCCGCGCTGTATATCGCTTGCGCCCCGAAAAGCAACAGCGTGGTGGTTACGATTGGGCGGGTGCTTGAAGATCTGGAGAACCAGCGGCACGAACCGGTCCCTCCGCACCTGCGCGGCACCGGTTACAAAGGGGCCAAAGCACTGGGCCACGGGGTCGGCTACAAGTATCCGCACGATTTCCCGGAGGCGCAGGTGGAACAGCGCTATCTACCGGAGGGTCTACCCTCTAGTGAGCCGTATTATGCGCCGAACGAGCGAGGGTTCGAAGCGCGCGTCAAAGCGAGGTTGGACGAGTGGCGTTTGCTGAAGTCACCGCGAAGCCGCGAAGACCAGAAGAACGACTGA
- a CDS encoding SigB/SigF/SigG family RNA polymerase sigma factor — translation MTDSTQERPTAVRPDAAAPGSAVSRGKDVGDLFAEYYQTRDPGLRDRLVVLHISLVRYLAGKFANRGEPVEDLIQVGTIGLINAVDRFDPLRGNRFSTYAAPTIVGEIKRHFRDKAWNLKVPRRLQELNLATARAAEALTQTLGRSPTIAEIARHLNASEEETVEAIELGNAYETISLDSRMENQGESTALTLAEFIGGEDEALLDVEAFDDLREAIRNLDEREQNIIALRFFSDLSQTEVAHHLRISQMHVSRLQQRALRKLKTLLAK, via the coding sequence ATGACGGACAGCACCCAAGAACGTCCGACAGCCGTGAGGCCGGATGCCGCAGCGCCCGGTTCCGCGGTTTCTCGTGGAAAGGATGTCGGCGATCTATTCGCCGAATACTACCAGACGAGGGATCCGGGGCTGCGAGACAGGCTAGTGGTGCTCCACATCAGCCTCGTCCGTTACCTCGCCGGCAAATTCGCAAACCGGGGCGAGCCGGTTGAAGACCTCATCCAGGTCGGAACTATCGGCCTGATCAACGCCGTGGATCGATTTGACCCCTTGCGAGGGAACAGGTTCAGCACATATGCCGCGCCGACCATCGTCGGCGAGATCAAACGTCATTTCCGCGACAAAGCGTGGAACCTGAAAGTCCCTCGGCGGCTCCAGGAATTGAACCTCGCCACCGCCAGAGCCGCGGAAGCCCTCACACAGACACTCGGACGGTCGCCCACGATTGCCGAGATCGCGAGACACCTGAACGCATCCGAAGAGGAAACGGTGGAGGCGATCGAACTCGGTAACGCATACGAGACGATCAGCCTGGACAGCCGCATGGAAAACCAGGGCGAATCGACCGCGCTGACCCTCGCGGAGTTCATCGGCGGCGAAGATGAAGCGCTTCTGGACGTTGAGGCGTTCGACGATCTGCGCGAGGCCATTCGAAACCTGGACGAACGCGAACAGAACATCATCGCGCTGCGTTTCTTCAGCGACCTTTCGCAGACCGAGGTGGCGCACCACCTGCGCATCTCCCAGATGCACGTGAGCCGTTTGCAGCAAAGGGCCCTGAGGAAACTGAAGACGCTGCTGGCGAAATGA
- a CDS encoding PD-(D/E)XK nuclease family protein: MAGPTKLTLSPTKISAYLRCPRFYWFLYHKKYRRRPHGALSLGANLHRSLELIHAGPERPSLDDLLLHFQSTWTGAGFQTAQAEREGYAAGQAMLEKYLSEAPPPEAMPETLLREKMLRQDRGAYILTGRVDRVDEWPDGSLDIVDYKSGRSEVTDEQVRADIGLMVYETLVRSMYPGRPIRVAIHALRPNQRVDVMRTPEESAAVCELLDDVARAIAGETMWTGVNVEERCVGCDFEAFCPDWRH, translated from the coding sequence ATGGCCGGACCTACAAAACTGACACTCAGCCCGACGAAGATATCCGCGTATCTGCGTTGCCCGCGGTTCTACTGGTTCCTGTACCATAAGAAGTATCGGCGGCGGCCGCACGGAGCGCTGTCGCTGGGCGCTAACCTGCACCGGAGCCTCGAACTGATCCATGCCGGGCCGGAACGACCATCACTGGACGATCTGCTGCTCCATTTCCAGAGCACCTGGACAGGCGCCGGGTTCCAGACGGCCCAGGCGGAGCGTGAAGGGTATGCTGCCGGGCAGGCGATGCTGGAGAAGTACCTTTCCGAAGCCCCACCGCCGGAAGCGATGCCCGAAACGTTGCTGCGCGAAAAGATGCTGCGCCAGGACCGCGGGGCGTATATTCTCACGGGCCGGGTGGACCGGGTGGACGAATGGCCGGACGGAAGCCTCGACATCGTGGACTACAAGAGCGGTCGGAGCGAGGTAACGGATGAACAGGTCCGCGCCGATATCGGCCTGATGGTTTATGAAACCCTTGTGCGGTCGATGTACCCGGGCCGGCCAATTCGCGTTGCGATACACGCGCTTCGTCCGAACCAGCGCGTCGACGTGATGCGCACGCCGGAGGAGTCCGCGGCGGTTTGCGAATTGCTGGACGACGTTGCGCGCGCCATCGCGGGGGAGACCATGTGGACCGGGGTGAACGTGGAGGAACGTTGCGTGGGCTGCGACTTCGAGGCGTTCTGCCCGGATTGGAGGCACTGA
- a CDS encoding alpha-L-arabinofuranosidase C-terminal domain-containing protein has product MASIRIGRRYLLALTLLVPTAAGAQTPPGSLTVHVDRPGAAINPGFYGLMTEEINHAYDGGLYAELIQNRIFKDDTASPVHWSAVQDGGGTGSISLETVQPINTSLTTCLKLAIAAPGTRVGAANDGWWGIPVKPNTSYRASFYAKAGGGFTGPLTVDIESPNGSIVFASAQVPSIDVVWRKYTVTLNTASVAPTSAARFVISARNPGTVWLNLVSLFSPTYKDRANGNRIDLMDKLAAMKPSFLRFPGGNYLDPGHYQWKTTIGPIDLRSGHPGAWGYRSSDGLGLLEFLEWCEDLGMEPLLGVSDGRDWLAATGDVTPLVQDALDEIEYVTGDTGTVWGARRAADGHPAPFTLRYVEIGNEDFFDPQSTYSARFAKFYDAIRAKYPTLQIIATRRDVPSRTPDLVDDHIYASFANMLGASRNYDAYPRTAPKVFVGEWATTEGSPTPTLKSALSDAAYLTGLERNADVVTMASYAPLLVNVNPGASQWGTNLIGYDALTSFGSPSYYMQTMFAGNLGDVVLPVEVVAQQTPSTPGPPQGAIGVGTWVTQAQYRNVKVTNGTNVLYQTDFANGASDWTPDGGTWSTAGGVLQQSSNSIDCRDTVGSTAWTDYTYTLQAMKTGGSEGFLIMFHVRDHNNFLWWNIGGWSNTRTTIERAYNGSKSELGQSAPVTVQTGQWYDIRIEVSGTSIKCYLDGVLVNQATDDNPALVPIFASASRDLSNGDVILKVVNTGADVQQLSVNLPGAVGVAGLATGQILTGLPADINTVATPTKVAPQAISISGVARTFTHDFPAYSVSVIRVDAINGPAYTVDEAILALRLVGGLAIATPDNIRRLDAVSTGASAGRVDIIDAVRVARIALGLDA; this is encoded by the coding sequence GTGGCAAGTATTCGCATAGGAAGACGTTATCTGCTCGCTCTAACGCTGCTGGTTCCGACGGCTGCCGGGGCCCAAACGCCGCCGGGGAGCCTCACCGTGCACGTAGACCGCCCCGGCGCGGCCATAAATCCGGGCTTCTACGGCCTGATGACCGAGGAGATCAATCACGCGTACGACGGCGGGTTGTACGCGGAATTGATTCAAAACCGCATCTTCAAGGACGACACCGCAAGCCCGGTCCACTGGTCCGCGGTCCAGGATGGCGGCGGAACGGGATCCATTTCCCTCGAGACGGTACAACCGATCAACACGTCGCTCACGACGTGCCTCAAGTTGGCGATTGCCGCCCCGGGCACTCGCGTCGGCGCCGCCAACGACGGCTGGTGGGGCATCCCGGTGAAACCGAACACGTCTTACCGCGCGTCCTTCTACGCCAAGGCGGGCGGCGGGTTTACCGGTCCCTTGACCGTGGACATAGAGTCTCCCAATGGGTCCATCGTGTTTGCCAGCGCACAGGTGCCCAGCATAGACGTTGTGTGGCGGAAGTATACGGTCACGCTGAACACCGCCAGCGTCGCGCCAACCTCGGCCGCCCGGTTTGTGATCTCGGCCAGGAACCCGGGCACTGTCTGGCTTAACCTGGTCTCCCTTTTTTCGCCCACCTATAAGGACAGGGCAAACGGCAACCGCATCGACCTGATGGACAAGCTGGCCGCCATGAAACCGTCTTTTCTGCGCTTTCCGGGCGGTAATTACCTCGATCCCGGGCACTATCAATGGAAGACGACGATCGGCCCCATCGACCTGCGCTCCGGGCACCCCGGCGCCTGGGGCTACCGTTCGAGTGACGGACTGGGACTCCTGGAATTTCTCGAATGGTGCGAAGACCTCGGCATGGAACCGTTGCTGGGCGTCTCGGACGGGCGCGACTGGCTGGCCGCCACCGGCGACGTAACGCCTCTTGTGCAGGATGCGCTCGACGAGATCGAATACGTTACAGGCGACACCGGAACGGTGTGGGGCGCCCGCCGTGCCGCAGACGGGCACCCGGCGCCGTTCACCCTGCGCTACGTGGAAATCGGCAACGAGGACTTTTTCGACCCTCAATCCACCTATAGCGCGCGATTCGCCAAGTTCTACGACGCTATCCGGGCCAAGTATCCAACGCTGCAAATCATCGCGACGCGACGCGACGTTCCGAGTCGGACGCCCGACCTCGTGGACGATCACATCTATGCGTCTTTTGCGAACATGCTCGGGGCCTCCCGCAATTACGACGCTTACCCCCGCACCGCCCCGAAAGTCTTTGTCGGCGAGTGGGCCACCACGGAGGGCAGCCCTACTCCGACACTCAAATCCGCGCTCAGCGACGCGGCCTACCTGACCGGACTCGAGCGCAACGCCGACGTCGTGACGATGGCGAGCTATGCGCCGCTACTGGTGAACGTCAACCCGGGGGCCAGCCAGTGGGGCACGAATCTCATCGGCTACGACGCGCTGACGAGTTTCGGTTCGCCATCGTACTACATGCAGACGATGTTCGCCGGCAACCTGGGAGACGTGGTGCTGCCGGTGGAGGTGGTCGCGCAACAGACTCCGTCCACCCCCGGTCCGCCCCAGGGCGCCATCGGAGTGGGAACGTGGGTCACGCAGGCGCAATACCGGAACGTCAAGGTCACCAACGGCACGAACGTGCTGTATCAGACCGATTTCGCGAACGGCGCCTCCGATTGGACGCCGGACGGGGGAACATGGTCGACGGCCGGCGGGGTGCTTCAGCAGTCCAGCAATTCAATCGACTGTCGGGACACCGTGGGGAGCACGGCGTGGACGGATTACACTTACACTTTGCAGGCGATGAAAACGGGCGGCTCCGAGGGCTTTCTCATCATGTTCCACGTTCGGGACCACAACAACTTCCTGTGGTGGAACATCGGGGGCTGGTCGAACACCCGCACGACGATAGAGCGCGCGTACAACGGCTCGAAGTCGGAACTGGGCCAATCGGCGCCCGTCACCGTGCAGACGGGCCAATGGTATGACATCCGAATCGAAGTCAGCGGAACGAGCATCAAATGCTATTTGGACGGAGTTCTGGTGAACCAGGCAACCGATGACAATCCGGCCCTTGTTCCAATCTTCGCCTCGGCAAGCCGGGATCTGTCCAACGGCGATGTGATCCTGAAAGTTGTGAATACCGGTGCGGACGTGCAACAACTGAGCGTTAACCTGCCGGGCGCCGTCGGTGTGGCGGGGCTGGCGACGGGGCAGATACTGACCGGGCTCCCCGCGGACATCAACACGGTGGCGACGCCGACGAAGGTCGCACCACAAGCCATCAGCATCTCGGGAGTCGCGCGGACCTTTACCCACGACTTCCCGGCATACTCGGTGTCGGTCATCCGCGTGGACGCGATCAATGGGCCCGCCTACACGGTTGACGAGGCGATACTCGCGCTCCGGTTGGTCGGCGGCCTGGCGATCGCTACGCCGGACAACATACGCCGCCTGGACGCCGTCTCAACCGGGGCGTCGGCAGGGAGGGTGGACATCATCGACGCGGTCCGCGTGGCTCGCATAGCGCTGGGGTTGGACGCATGA
- a CDS encoding ATP-binding protein codes for MSEPVSETPLVVTLSIPCRAEYVGVARLAILGVASRLDFSYDEVEDLRLAVGEACAGAIDHLGDGGSDATSINLRCEIAPAELTVVVGYSTGSSGEGSKVEKADPENIGALLMEILVDSVDISHDPEGGTSIRLVKMVHPSS; via the coding sequence ATGAGCGAGCCCGTATCTGAAACCCCTCTTGTTGTTACGCTGAGCATCCCATGCCGCGCCGAGTACGTTGGCGTTGCGCGTTTGGCCATCCTGGGTGTGGCAAGCCGCCTCGATTTCAGCTATGACGAAGTCGAAGACTTGCGCCTGGCGGTCGGCGAAGCGTGCGCCGGTGCGATTGACCACCTCGGTGACGGCGGCAGCGACGCCACATCTATTAACCTCCGGTGCGAAATAGCCCCTGCCGAGCTAACCGTGGTGGTTGGTTACAGCACCGGTTCGAGTGGCGAGGGGAGCAAGGTCGAGAAAGCGGATCCCGAGAACATCGGGGCGTTGCTGATGGAGATCCTGGTGGACTCCGTGGACATTTCCCACGATCCCGAGGGCGGCACTTCCATTCGCCTGGTTAAGATGGTACACCCATCATCATGA